Within Spirochaetota bacterium, the genomic segment CCACACATCGGTAGTTCATTCCTTGATGTAAGCACTAGACTCAAAACCCTTGAAGCCTCGTAAGCATCATCCCCAAAAAGTTCATAAAAGTCCCCAAGTCTAAAAAGTAGGAGTTTGTCTTTATGTTTTGCCTTTATCGCCTGATACTGGCGTATCATCGGAGTTGAAACCTTAGGTGCTTCAAAAAGGACATCTTTGTCATCAGACATACAAGTCCAAATTATAAATATTCCCAACAAAAACCTTTAATTTCAGTCTAGTTAATTTTGTTAGAAGACCTCTTGGAGATATACATCCTCTGATCCGCTAAAACAAACATTCTCTCTATATCATAATTCGCTTCTATTATATCGCTAACACCAACAGACATTGATAATGACTTATCACAAGAAACAACTGCTTGAGATTTATCTGTCTGTATCACTACATTGTAGAATGGAGTCTCAAACAACTTAAACCATCTCTTGACAGCGTTCAGTGCCTGCTCCCTGTTAGTATGTGGCATTATAACTATAAACTCATCTCCTCCAAACCTACCAACAAAATCTATCTTCCTAACATAACTTTTCAACCTCTTAGCAAATTCTCTTATTATCATATCACCAACTATATGTCCAAAGGTATCGTTATAATACTTAAAATTGTCTAGATCAATAATAGCAATACTGAAACAGTAATTAGCTACTCTCCTACATCTCTCTAGTTCATTTATCAAAATATTGTCTATTTCAACCCTATTCCCCACACCCGTTAGAGAGTCAATCTTCGCAAGCCTCTCTATATTCTCAATATTCTTAAATATCTCTAATTTACTTGATACCAACAAAGCACAAATCCTCAGTATAGAAATCTGTTCTTCATCTAGAAAATGACCCTGATCACTACTGACAAGTATAAGGTACGCTTTGACACTTCCATCAGTAAATAACAATGGTATAATACACTTATTCTCGTAAGGCAGAATATCCTTTGCTAACGAGCCATCTGTTCGTATCTTGTTTATAAGAGATTCTTCATAAGAAGACAATTCATGAGTAGATATTATCTTTGATTTATCAACATCAACCAATATTACCTTTTCAACAAGAAATGAGTTTCTTATTATATTGGTAATCCTAGTTAAAAGCTTTTCTTCATTGTTTTCTTTTATCAATACCTCCTGAATTTTGTTTAGAAATTTAAGCTCATTCTTGTGGCTTTGTAGTTTCACAAGTTGGTAATGGTGTCTTGCACGTTCTACCAATACCTCTTTAGGAAACTTTAAACGCTTCAATTTAAAAACCTTGGAGTCGGTTCTGAGAAGTTTTCCATAAAGTTCATTATTCTCTCTTATCTTCAAAAACTTATTTTCAAGATCTTTTGCTTCCTCAAGCATTCCATTGCTTTGAAGCACTCCGATAAGATCCTTAAGTATTTTAACTTCTACATACTTAAACTCATTTCTAGATATAAAATCCAATGATTTCTTAAGATACTCAATCTTACTTTTAACATCAACAGTAACCATTGATAATCCCCAGTAGTAGAATGCTAGGTCTTCATTAGACAAAAATTTCATCTCTTCATCTTTTACAGATAGAATTCTACCATAAAACACAGATGATTCACCCATACCCCTCTTTATATACATATCCATAACCCAAAGTTTGACATTGGAATGTATAGGAAGTTTCTGAATATTCGCACTAGACATTATTATCATAAGCAGTTCTAGGATTTCATTCGCAAGACTGTAGTTGTTGTTTATCATATAGATATACGCTAGATTAACTAATGTCATACATATTTCTTTTATGTCATTTTCTCTGATACTTTCCTTTAACGCCAAAACACCAAAGTCTAAAGCCTTATCAAACCTACCTGTTGTGTAGTATATATGACATAAACTATTGTATATATGCGATATATTAGGAGCATCAACCTTATTACCCAACCTAATTGCTTCAAGGTCATGTCTTATAGCACCATCAAAGTCTCCAAGTTCAACAAGAACATTTGCTACAAAATGGTGATGCATCAACAACTTATAATTATCTCTCACATCCAAAAGATACTTCTCAGATGATTTAGATATCTCCAAAACTTCACTTATCCCAACCTTATCTCTTATAGATATATACAAGTAGTAAAAATTGGACATATAGTGGTATAGTTTCTTGAAACTTTCTTCATTATCCTTCAGGTAGTAAAACAATTCTACGAGTTCATCACCAATCAACAATCCCAAAAAGAACAGAAGAGATTTGGCTAATATTATTTCTCTTGTGTCTCCCGACATTACAGCAAGTTCATAAGCCTTCTTCGCAATGTTGCTAGCAAGTTCCCACCTAGACTGTGAGACAGCATAAAGATAAGCAAGCATTCTATTCAACCTTGACATCTTCAAGAAATTTCTCTTATCCTTAACTGTTTCAATAAAATCAACTAGATAATCAATTGCCTCATCTAATTTATTACTACCTACCAAAGATAAGGATACTCTGAGTATTAAGTTTTCATCTTTCACTAAATCAGGATAGTTTTTTATCATCCTGTTGGATATTTCTTCACATACCTCCCAACACATCCATCTGTAGTATTTTGTGAATAACTTTCTGTTAAACTTAACATTTTTAGTCTGTTTTAAGTTATTTGAGCCAAACAGTATTGTATGCTTTTCAATCTTGCTAGAATAATCCTCAACTTGATTACCAACGAACATTTTCTCAACAATTATTAATCTAGGTCTATTTTTTGATTTAAATATACGCTTCAATATGCTCTTTGTTGCCTTGAAAAGACATGATTCTTCAACACAAACTACTATAGGGTTAATATTAATTTTGTTTGCTAGCCTTATGAAGTAATCACTCAAAAGCGTGTAAAGTTCATTTCTCTTGACGAAGAATTCGTTAAGGTCAAAATACTCATCAAAGAAATCTAGAACATCACAATACTGGTTATTTATCAAACGCAAAAAATAGTCAGATATATCCTGACTATAACTAACCTTTATTTCCTCAAATATCGCTTCATCAAAATTCTCAATCAGAAAGTTTGAAAATGGACTGAGTGGATAAAGATTTTGTTTAAGAACATAAGGATAATCTAATTTTCTCTTCACTACCTTCAGCAACTCGTTTAAGTCATTCGTCTGGATTAGTATATCCTTATTTGAATTTAACAGTCTCTCTATTGCATGAATATCCATTTAATAAGCAATACTAATTCTTATCAAGAAATTTGAATATTTTCAAGTTGTCTTGAGATCAGAGTTTATTTTCTTTAAATTAAAGACCTTTTAAGTATCCTATCAATAAACTCCAAAAAGTTATACAGTGAAAAAAGCCATAACTCAAAAAGAAATGACAAAAAAGCACCTCTTTTTATAAAATTCGTCTATGTATATCCTAAAAAGAGATGAGGTTGAAACATATTCTATATCCGAACCCTTCGCGATATACGAAAACGGAAACTATTACGGACTATTCCTAAAGAGAAACAACAAGGTTAGTAATTTATTCAGCCCGGTCTCTTTAGATGAGAGGATAATACCTGTTGAGTTTAGAACAGACAAAAAATTCATATACAACCTTCTATCCTTCAAAGGGAAATACAAATCAACCTTCATCTACCTCAATGTTTCAAAGAATAACGAAAATCTGAAATTTGAAGGAACAATATTCTATGACGGTGAATTAAAAAAATTTGGTTTCAATGGATCATCTAGTGCTACTTCTGAAATTTTTAAAGTAAACCTCATCAACAACTACAACAAAAATGAACTCATAAGTTTTGTAAAGACCTTACTACCTAGAAAGATGTTAAATGTATTAAGTAAGTTTAAAGTCCTATACTTTGAAAACAAAGTAGAACCTAGAATTCCTTTTGAGATACCCTTCCAAAATCTTGGAATGTTTGTTAAGACCATCATGAACACAAACAATCTTGAGACAACTGACTTTGACCTAAAAAAAGGATACATACGAAGAGTTCTACTAATTTCCAACTCTTGGGACGAAAGGTTTAGATACTCTTCAAAGGAAACTGATGAAATTTACTCTACTATCAAAAACTCAATAGAGACCCAGATAATAAAAGATAAAGTTAGAATTCAGGAATTTATCAGCCTGTGTAAAGATAATGACTTCCTCTTCATCTCATCACACGCAGAAGAGAGTGGTATTGATCTAGGAGATATCAAACTCAATCTGGAAACTGTTAGATTTTTAGAAAAAACTCCTAAGTTTGTATTTCTCAACAACTGCTACTTTGAAGGTATAGAGGAACTGGTTGAGGAACTTCTAAAGAGAGGAAGCAAAGTTGTAGTTTTCTCTCCTTTCAAAGTTCCTGATACTTGGCATACAAAGTTCTTCACACTTACATTCTTCTCAACACTTTCAAAAACCTACGACTTTGACCTATCGTTTTATCTCGCATCAGAAGTTAGCAGAATCAAAAACTATTACAACCACTTACTGTATAGAGTTTGCGTTTAATAGTATTGAAATTCAACAGATTACAATTACGAGAAGTTTCTTTTTCGCCTGTAGAAATTGAGTATATACTTTCTCACAATTCTCTAGGAGGATGAGGTATAGTAAAATCTACCAAATAATACTTTAGTGGAACCTAAAGGCAAGTTATTGGAAATTCCGTAGATCACCTGAATGTATAAACCTTAT encodes:
- a CDS encoding diguanylate cyclase; this translates as MDIHAIERLLNSNKDILIQTNDLNELLKVVKRKLDYPYVLKQNLYPLSPFSNFLIENFDEAIFEEIKVSYSQDISDYFLRLINNQYCDVLDFFDEYFDLNEFFVKRNELYTLLSDYFIRLANKININPIVVCVEESCLFKATKSILKRIFKSKNRPRLIIVEKMFVGNQVEDYSSKIEKHTILFGSNNLKQTKNVKFNRKLFTKYYRWMCWEVCEEISNRMIKNYPDLVKDENLILRVSLSLVGSNKLDEAIDYLVDFIETVKDKRNFLKMSRLNRMLAYLYAVSQSRWELASNIAKKAYELAVMSGDTREIILAKSLLFFLGLLIGDELVELFYYLKDNEESFKKLYHYMSNFYYLYISIRDKVGISEVLEISKSSEKYLLDVRDNYKLLMHHHFVANVLVELGDFDGAIRHDLEAIRLGNKVDAPNISHIYNSLCHIYYTTGRFDKALDFGVLALKESIRENDIKEICMTLVNLAYIYMINNNYSLANEILELLMIIMSSANIQKLPIHSNVKLWVMDMYIKRGMGESSVFYGRILSVKDEEMKFLSNEDLAFYYWGLSMVTVDVKSKIEYLKKSLDFISRNEFKYVEVKILKDLIGVLQSNGMLEEAKDLENKFLKIRENNELYGKLLRTDSKVFKLKRLKFPKEVLVERARHHYQLVKLQSHKNELKFLNKIQEVLIKENNEEKLLTRITNIIRNSFLVEKVILVDVDKSKIISTHELSSYEESLINKIRTDGSLAKDILPYENKCIIPLLFTDGSVKAYLILVSSDQGHFLDEEQISILRICALLVSSKLEIFKNIENIERLAKIDSLTGVGNRVEIDNILINELERCRRVANYCFSIAIIDLDNFKYYNDTFGHIVGDMIIREFAKRLKSYVRKIDFVGRFGGDEFIVIMPHTNREQALNAVKRWFKLFETPFYNVVIQTDKSQAVVSCDKSLSMSVGVSDIIEANYDIERMFVLADQRMYISKRSSNKIN